Genomic window (Oenanthe melanoleuca isolate GR-GAL-2019-014 chromosome 1A, OMel1.0, whole genome shotgun sequence):
CTAATAGTGGTATCTGAGGTAATTGCTTAAATCTAACTTTTTCAGTCAAGCTTTAGGGAAAACactgttttctattttcatcAGCATAATATGACGTGGACAGAAGCTGTATAGTGCTAGCAAATATTTTAGGATTTGCAAACACAAGCATTCTGCCTCTTAACACTAGATGGCAgacaaaaatgggaaaacatttccttgttttcagGGATAGAATATTGAATAATTAATTTCCAACTTGAATCAACATTCACTGAAAACTCAAAGTAATAAGAATTAGGACAATTGAACCCATGCTTATGACAGCATGGATACTTTCTGCAACCTTTTGTTTGGAGGTGGTTTTTGgcacaaacactgaaattaatCAAGTGGAACTTTACTACATAATTTTCGTAttgcttttttatcttttacttTCCTTCAATATTTTGCTGTTGTCAAAGTGCTAAAAATTCTAGAAGCCTTAGAAAAGGTTAAGCAACtcaaataaaagagaatttttcaaaaaaaagtGTCCTTGCCAGGTATTCACATTATTGTGAAATTGTCTTCTCTAAATCCAAAGAGCAGATGATGTAAGACTTACATTGCAGCTGCTTAGTATTTTTGCCTTGCATCAGTTACCCAAAATAATTGGGCTGCTTTGCTCCTTATTGTTCTTGAATCTTAGATAAATATGGAAGTAACATGTTTGCTAAGGGGGCAACTCTCTTCATAGAATATTATAAATTAGTGGGCCAAACATTATGCAATCAGTTTACCTGGAAGCCAGTGAATATCTTGGGTTGTTATCCCCTTCCTCTCCCAGATACATCATCCAAAAAGAAGGGTCAGAATCCCCAAGATTCTGGATCTCACTCTGAAATGTCATTTCTTCTAGCTAATCATGATGTGCTTACACAGTACTAGAAACATAACAATTCGCACCAAATCCCACCTCATCTTTCTCAGTGCTTGTATTGTGGCTGCAGAGATAGAAAGTCAGGATGGCTATTTTCctgccagtgctggcagctttATGGACTGAAACCAGAAAAGAACCAAATTATTCCCATGGTGTTTTCTCTGATGGAGTtgttccaaatgaaaaaaagaaatggactGAAATGGAAGGGTAAGTGCAAAAGTATGACTTGCCTGCTTCACAGTCAGAAAGTCAGCCACAAAGATGTCCTTACCTTCTGAGTTTGATTTCTCTGATTATTCTCATTACACAATAGCTTTTGGTATGAAATGTTTATATAAGAGCAAATATCAGACTGTGGCACTCCCCTTCTCATAGGAGTGCTTTACCCACAAGGATACATGGGCTTTTTTCCCAAGGTTTCTTCTTGGTTTCATGAATTCTTATGTTTGTAGTCACCTAGTTTCAACAAGAGGGGAAAGCATTATCCATTCTGTCTTGCCAATAAGTTGATGAACAGGAAATTCTcttaaaaaatcataaatgtgtatttaaacCTTCTCAGGCTGAAAATAGCACTGACTCAATTTTCTTTCATCAGCTGAATAAATATTCCATTGAAAACATTCCTTTCCTAGGTATTGTCAATGGCCTCATTGCTgttcctcttccctcctcttcctgctgtaCCTCCTCTCCTCACCCAGGAACCTACATTTCCTCACCACATTTGAAAGCACTACTAGCACAATTTTCAGCCTGTTTCTTATAGGGCATCATTAAATGAGTTATAGACTGCATTTTGAATGCATAAAGGTACCTGGCTCTCATGCAGAGTTAAGACTCTACCATCAGGATCTGAAATTTTGCAATGTCCTGCTCCATTAAATCCAAGCAGTTTCATGCTTCCCACACAACATAAAGGTGCTTGGATCCCTTAATCAGGGATCCTGCTCAGGGAATTGGCACCTGAAGTCCTTTATACATCTATCCTTGATTTCCTGTGCTAGAAATCTATCTGCCAAAACAAGAGTGTACCAATCAAATAATTATATACTAGATATGAATAATGTAGTTGATTACTTAGAATATGAAATTCAAGCTTGTGTTAGAGGTCATATAAATTCCTCTTCAGCCCCCTGTGATTATCATAAGAGTCATTCTGTTACCTTTCAGCACTCAAGAAGTGATAGATGTGTTGTTACTGCAGCATCTGGTTGAGAGTATGATTGTACAAGTGTCACTCAAGGTTTTGGTGTAAATGGATAGAGATCAAAATTCAGTCTTTAGGTCTGCTGGAGTTAATTCACTGTCCACAGTGTTTACAACTGTTTACTCAGTATTGCTGGAGAAACTGActgtcatttttatttacattgtcttttaattaaattattgaCAAATGGTGGATCTTTGTTCTAGACCTCTAAGTATTGCATTAGGTGCCATCTTAGGATTTTCGCCTTTATTAAAAGCTCTGTTTATAACTTTTCATCTGTGGAAAAAGTGCTTTGTGATTCTTCATCAAAACCAGTTCATCATAGTTCCTTCTCCTAAAGTTACACATTATTTGtccatttttctttgctctgacCAGCCTTGGTGAAGCTGCTTATCTGTCAGTTGTTTTCCATGACCCTGGTGGCAGGTGAGCTATCAGGCCACTTAGCATCCTAATAGAGAACCCAGACTGTCTGGAATACTGCAAATGAAAAAGACAGTTTTTGGCAGAAGTCTGTGTTACTGATATATAatgatttatttctgtcttaAAATAGCCTGATGGAAGTTGTACAAGAAAGAGTAAAAGTTCTGTACGCTATGGGTAAACACTTTATTAAAGTTGCACAGAATTTTAGAGCGGCAATAGGAAAGAAGCATTACTTAGTGAATGGCTTACACATTGTGGAAGACAATTCTAGCAGCATAATGAGTACATGAATTAAGCAAACTGGTTCCAGGCTTTGGACCCAGTAGTACCCTCACTCACTGCTGTCAGTAACAGCTATAAAATCAGAAACTTACCTAAAGAATGAGATCGGTTATAGCAAACAATAAAGTTCTTACTGAAACAGGTTAAAAAGTTATTGTTTTAGACTTAATCTCCCTAGGGATTAAAAAGAGGCACGTAGTACTGTATGTAGTTAGTGGTACTGTTTTGTGGTGAGTATCTGGGACGTGCGTAGTTACAAGTCACAGGGGGCCCAtacacattttttcttcctctggctTTAATGCCTGTGGCTAATTCCTACTGGAAGATGCACTTTATTTAGGAAGGTCTTGTTCCAAAATATTGCCTAACAGTAAATTAGTTGTTTGATGTGTTTCAGTCCGACATTCTAAGGCTATATAGACCTGCATTTGTTTTGATGTAGCCTTTAATCTTTCTGAAGTAATACCCTTGTCCTTTAAATCCATAGTTAATTTACTCATTTGAGAAATGAACATAGTTTCATATAAAGTGAAAGACATCCAGGTCATCTGTGTGCAGGAGAGCAGCGTTCACACACACATAACATATGTACACCAAACATGGATGTGCACAGTTCCCCTTTGGTGTATAAACAGGGCTGCCAGGACAAAATGTTGTCCTGTGTTCGCTATAATGTTAATTTGAAAAGCTAAGGGTAGTTTTACCTCATCTTGACTGGAAATGGATGAGATTTTGGGTTGTCCTGACATTTGCTAATATTCTTTTGGCTTCACTAAGAtctctccttcctgcccagAAGTGGTTTTGTCCGAATCAAAGCTTAACTCTTTGTGAGGAATAAAGTTATGGATGCTATTCATCACTTTGTGTCTCGTTGTGTGGTGACAGTGGCATTGGTAGCTGCACGATTCATTATATGCTGTCTGTAATAGTGTCTGTAATGTATTTGTCTCTGTCTTCTGTTGGCACATTGCCATCAGATGTAACTTTTTAACTATGTAAGTGCACTGGTCCAAAGAACCTTGTATATTAATATAACTACTGTACTAAGGGtgggatatttttttaagaattcgGAGCAGTAGGAGATTGTACAGCATCATTAAAGCGTATGTAATTTTAGTCCAGTAAAACACTTAAAGCAAAGTAGTTTATCCATCATGTTCTGGAAATAAACATGATTACATTAGTGAAAAATATGGACCTAACTTGTTGTAGATTTTGTAAATGCATCTGTGCTACAGGCTAAGTATTGAACAGTATTCATGTGTAACTTCGACTAACCTCCAGTAGGAAAGAATCCATTTGCTATCCATTGCACTACTTCCAGAAGCAGTTCTCATAACATTTCATGCTATTGTTGTATATTTACATTACTTCTCCTCAAACACAGTCTCTATTAGTAGGGCAATTTCAATACAATGTTATGTTGACTTCTTTTGCCTACCCCAGAATATATTACTAAGTAAGTATTTCATGTAAAAAAATACTAAGAACTAAGTGTTTTTACTATCTTCTTGGTAACTGACTCTTTTACTGCACATTCTAGTGCTTTCCTCCTTATAAGGCCTATGGAATGCATGAAAGTAAATAGAGTCACATCAGCACTAAGGAAATAGTTTTTGATTTCTCTGAGGTCCTCTAAAGATGTACCAAATCGtgcaaaaatttatttttcttaattagtTGGTTTTCATGACTTGACAAGTGCAGTAACAATAATCTGCTAGCTCTTCACATCTACAGAATCTCACTGAGAAAAGAGGGTTTCTTACCTCAAAAGCTGACAGCAATATTTTCCACTTGATCTTTTCTTAAATAGGAACATTTTAGAACTTGCTTATCCATTCCAAAGTAAAAGACTGCAAACCTATTCCTTCACAAGTTGTATTTAATAAGTAATGTCTGtcaaaaattaaacatttctggGGTTTAGTAACTGGTCAAAGGCATTTAACTCTGAAATGCATCTATTTCTGCTTCAGCATATATTTCTCACCTGagttggcaaaaaaaaaaaaaaaaaaaaatctgcaatgcACTGCATGCAgtttttggaaaataaagattGTGATGGGACTTGACAGACACACAGGTCACATGGAATTAATAGATCAGGGGAAGTGTTTATTCACCACTAACTCAGCACTCCCCACTCAGCCCAAGGGAATATTTCCTCTGGTCCTGGAACTTGTACAGGAAAGGTGGTGATGAGCATCAGTGAACTCAGCATAGCACTGTGAGTCTGATCAAAGGGCTGGAAGATGTAGCCCAGTAAGGGAGGCTGGGTGAGCTGGGCTTGTGCTCTACACCAGGGGGTACAACAATAAAGTGGGTGGCAAAACAGCTGTTTTCTTAAGGTAGGGTAAACCCCAGAAACATGCATAGTGAGGAAATCTTAGGTCCCTTCCACTGCCACAACTCCATTTTTGTGCAGCATCAGACAGACGTTACATGGATCTTTCCCTGCACAGATGCCATCTGTGGAGGgattcctccttctccccatAATGTGGAGCCTTTTCTTTTGTGTGGCAAACAATCACTTATATTTTCTCCCAACAGGCTGGGATGTCATCTCATTCAAAATATTCACCACTGTCAGCACAGGCTTTAAGTACAAGGCTCAGTAGAACAGACATGTCATGTTTAAGATCATTAACTCCTTGAATACAACATTTTCCACAATGCTCTCAATGTAGctttttcagcctggaggaaagaaaGCTTCAGAGGCACTAACAGTGCCCCCACAATGCTTAGGATGAGGCTGGCAGGAGATCTGAGCCAGCCTTTTACTTAAATCATACCAGAAGAATGAGGGTAGGTGGCCTGAAGGGAAGGGTCTGGTAACACATAGGGAAAGCTTTTTCACAATGATAATAAGCATTTGTTACCAGTTacccagggaggtttgggctTTAAAGTTCTTGGTGGTTTTCAAGACCTGACTGGACAAACCCTGGGTGAAGTGCTCTGAATTCAGTATGCCTTGAGCAGCTGTGTGATTCTGAAATTCAGAGCAGATAGCTAAATTGGAGTCAATCTGTGAGCTGAACCTCTCCCTTTAGCTAACTAACATTACTGAGAAGTTAagcagaatttaattaaaataatttagggAAAGAATTTAACTTGGGCAGATGCAGTTTGGAATGAAGAAAAGCTGGGCAATGGGAGGACAATATTGGCACAGCTAAGGCTACTTAAACATTTTCATCTGTTATCctaattttctttcctcagctAGTTATACTCCAAGAGTGGATTAAATTTCAATTTAACGTTTCAATTTAACGTTCCTGCCTATCTGTTTGCATGGATGAAAAAGATTGAAAGGGCACAATTATAAAGTTATTAAACCATTAACATATATTGAAGTGATTATATGCGTGATGGAATAGAGTTTAACATCACTAGGACAACTTGTACAAGGAGGGCCACCACCCTTTTTATAAACATAGCTGAGGCTACTTGTTTCACAGTGTGCTTGCCCTTTAACCTGTGTCCACATGCTGGATCCAGCACCTGGGCTGTTGCCCAGatactgtgtgctgtgtgcatgtgtatacCAAGGGAGAGTTGTGTGTCCCCAGAGATCTTATTGGACCATTCTAGGTATAGCTGATAAAACACATATGCCTGAAATACATGTCTATCCATACCTTATGCATTgtgaaaaataatacaaataagTATGATATTCTGGTTAGTCTTCCAACAGTATCTCAGAATTTACTTCTCTTGCATATACTGGCTTTTTGCATATAATTTCTTGATAttgaaatatatataataataaaatataaatgtatgttTGTCTTCCATGCCTGACCGTgaacttaattttcttttcaaaatgttcCTGTTTCAACCCATTTAATCCTAGTGATGAGATGTATGTGTTTACATAATATACTTGCTCAAAGAATAAAGATCCCACTTGGCTGTTTGTTAAGTTGTGGAATGAGGATGGTAAGATAAATGATCAAGATAATGATAATCAAGATAATCAAATCAAGATAAATGATTTTGGAGCACACACCTAAAACTTAGTCTCTGTCAGAAGACATAACCTGAAAtcagcccagctgctctccagtgcAGCATTTCCAGGCTTTATTGTTTGTGGCCAGTTCCATTACTCTACTGCAAGTTTCTGGGTGAAGGGAGAGTGAGGGTTAAGGCAAACCCATTTGTTCCCTTATGGTCTTGCTATGCCTGTTTCCCACTAATTGAGATAGATTGAGGGGGGAAACTAAAAGGAAACAACCTCAGAAATCCAAGTTTCTTACAAATAGGCCTtaatttaggggaaaaaaatcaggtgtATTAGATTAAGTTGTTATGATTCATGCTCTTTGCAACACAGTCTTAAGAGAAAAGCCTTTGTAGactcaggcagctgcagcagtgttcAGCCAAGTCTAGATTATGGATACTTACAGCTGCTGTCAGTGGAAAAGTTTCCTGAGATTGTTCAGCTTCTCTGTTGTCTGTTCTCATGGTCTTACCCTTTCATGAGCTATTAACATCCATTACATTGTGGCAGATaagggggaaagagggagagaaaattcTTTTGTAGTCTACCTCAGCATGCTGTTTATGAATTTTGTCTTTCACCTGCTTGTTGGCACATGAAAACCTTTAGTGAAAGAAGTGGTGGTCTGTCTGTGAGCTTCCTGAGCTGGTCTTATAATATAGTTGTGATCACAGTGATTAATCAGCTTTGGTTCAGTATTATGTACTATGTATGCAGCAGGAATATTGCTTTCCACATTACTGGTTTCCTCTTCAGAAAGACTTCAAATTACCAGTCTCTTGACTGTAACCAGAAGGATATGAGTGCCTTAGCTTCAAGTAAGATTGCATACAAATATCtgttatttttcatattaaactaataaattttattaaatctcTCTTTTGTGATtaagaggaaaggctgagagattaaaaaaattaaatcagtttgAATTTTCTATTCTTATCTGCCAGTACCTTTATGCAAAAGTCATACTGTAAAGTTGAAGAACAATGAATTTCCTGTGTTCATGATACAATTTACtccacaaaaatgaaaatgtttagatattaaaaaatgaCCTCGCAAACTTTTATCTCTATAATAGAACAGAGATGTTTGGATATTGTTTCATCATAGAGACCTTTTCCTCAGTTGGATTTGCAAtgaattttgactttttttattatttttattaaattctcaGTAGACTCAGTCCcaataaaagtaatttatttaacaTGTGTTATTTGTCATTTTGCTGAGAAACAACCTCTAAGTCTTGACCCTGTgttgaaataaaagttttatttttagggctatgtaaaaatatttttctttttattttagaacCAGGTGACTccaaaaaagagaagaaggaaaaaaaaaaaaagggctatggaaaaatgcatttctttgtcTGTGCTGCATTTAGGATGTGGTCATGCCCCAGGAGGCTGGAGGTTGCCATTACGATGTGCCTGAGCTCAGGGACCCAATTTTATCTCTGTATAAACCTTCCTCCCACTTCTCCTGAAATGTGCTCCGCTGGTTTGCGTAGAAAAAATTTTGCAAGAACTCTCCTGAGTAAGGTCATTTAAGTATGAGTCTGACCACAGCTATTTACAACTTCGGGTTTTTTCTGAAGTGAGTAGTTGAATCATGTTGAGCCTCTGAAGTTTgccttttatttatatatttcccCCAATTGTGTGGCTCGGTCTGCCAttggctgctgtccctgcagcctaCCCGAGGGCTGTGCAGTTACATAAGGCTCTGTCTGCTGGGAGCCTATATAAAGCCTTTTTGCATGCCAGCAAGAGACAGAATTTTATCACTATCCAAGTCCCACTGCTTTGGTTCACATGAGCAGGAAGATTTGCTTGAAGATATCCTGCAACTCGGACCCAGGCTGGTTTGTTTGCCAGCCAGTGCTTCACAGCTGTCAACCTGAGTCGCAAGTGGCAGCTACTGAGAGTAGCTTCTGTGCATTATGAAGAATTTCTCATTTCCTATGCAGGATAACACACATCAGACCGAGAGTCCTGCTTCTCACAGATTCCTGGGTTTGACAAATCAGTCAGATCCTATTGGAAGACCAGAAAGAGATGAGCAATTAGCTCAAGTAGAGATTGCTGTGCTGGGGGTCATATTTCTGACAGCATCTGTGGGCAATTTCATTCTCATACTGGTGCTGTGGCGGAGAAGAAAGAAGCTGTCTAGGATGTATGTGTTCATGCTTCACCTCAGCATTGCTGACTTAGTGGTAGCCTTTTTCCAAGTGCTGCCTCAACTCATATGGGATATTACAGATGTTTTCATAGGGCCAGATTTCTTGTGCAGAATTATCAAGTATCTACAATTGCTGGGCATGTTTGCCTCTACTTATATGATAGTGGTTATGACAGTGGACAGATATCAAGCCGTTTGCTACCCTATGGTCACTTTCCAAAAGAAGAGAGCTCTCTGGAACATCCCCATTTGCACCAGCTGGTCTATAGCACTGATTCTTAGCCTACCGCAGGTATTTATCTTTTCTAAGACTGAAATATCTCCAGGTGTCTTTGAATGTTGGGGTGAATTTATTCAGCCTTGGGGCCCAAGGGCATATGTGACTTGGATTTTTGTAGTTATATTCTTCATTCCCTCAGCAATCCTTATCACATGCCAGGTCAAGATTTGCAAAATAATcagaagaaatataaatgtgaaaaaacaGAATGAATGCGAAGCAACAAATCAGAATCAAGTCCTGCCATCCCGGGCAAGCAGTGTGAACTGTATTTCAAAGGCTATGATCAAGACAGTAAAAATGACAGTGGTGACAGTTGTTGCATATGTTCTCTGCTGGTCACCTTTCttcattgcacagctctggtcCGTGTGGTTCCCCAGCATCCTGACCGAAGGTAAGATGCTCTCCCTCCTCagtcacagctgcagagcaggctAGCACACTGCTGTCGAGTGCTTTATGTTTGCATTTTGCTGTTGTGTAAAGGCTACATGTGGTCATTCGAGAAAAAGAAATACCTGGATTGATTATCTTCTGTATTTAATTAGGTACAGGGAATTTCTTGTGCTATGTGATCAAAACAACATGTGTCTattctgtgtgtgtattttgaGTGATTAAGAATTTAAAGATTCATGAACAGCATGGTGAAAAGTATTGTGCTTCAGCAGAGCCTAGATTTTTAGAGGTTTTAGGTGTTATAGCAGCAGTATTTTGGATTCTTGAGGTGAAAAGGAGCAATTGACTATTCaaagtaataaaattatttcttatttactGGGTGGAACAGTGATATTATAAgacatctgattttttttttttaatattgaaatcATATTGATGGAATTTCTGTAGTACACTTTGAAGCAACTCAAAGTTGTCAAACAGCTGTATATAATGCAAAAAAGCAAGCCTGAGAGAGTTATCAAACAGCATGTTGCAAACAGAAATAGTCTTGTCAAATTTATGCTATTGCCTCTTTCTGAAAGGCAAATTCTATATGTGACTTTAAATTCTCCTATTCTAATAGAGGttaagaaggaggaaaaaaatataataatccTGCCCGATAAAAACAGTAttgtttctgaattttaagAATTCTTCCTGTCAGTGTGAATTTGAGACCTATTCTACATATACTTATGTCAAAATATGTATCTGTGTTTATTTATATGTGTTAAATTTAACAGCTTAGTAATTGCTTTTAAAGTTAATGTATCTACATCAAAAAAGAACTAGATGAAACTATTTCATTCTGAATGCATACAATAAAGTGTGTTTTATACCTTCAGCAACTGCAAATTGCATTGAAATGGGATTT
Coding sequences:
- the LOC130248484 gene encoding vasopressin V2 receptor-like isoform X2 encodes the protein MKNFSFPMQDNTHQTESPASHRFLGLTNQSDPIGRPERDEQLAQVEIAVLGVIFLTASVGNFILILVLWRRRKKLSRMYVFMLHLSIADLVVAFFQVLPQLIWDITDVFIGPDFLCRIIKYLQLLGMFASTYMIVVMTVDRYQAVCYPMVTFQKKRALWNIPICTSWSIALILSLPQVKICKIIRRNINVKKQNECEATNQNQVLPSRASSVNCISKAMIKTVKMTVVTVVAYVLCWSPFFIAQLWSVWFPSILTEGSAFTIIMLLGNLNSCTNPWIYMYFCGQIPYCTKKQLENTSAQDESMFTGSIHLVDRDPEENSTSA
- the LOC130248484 gene encoding arg8-vasotocin receptor-like isoform X1; translation: MKNFSFPMQDNTHQTESPASHRFLGLTNQSDPIGRPERDEQLAQVEIAVLGVIFLTASVGNFILILVLWRRRKKLSRMYVFMLHLSIADLVVAFFQVLPQLIWDITDVFIGPDFLCRIIKYLQLLGMFASTYMIVVMTVDRYQAVCYPMVTFQKKRALWNIPICTSWSIALILSLPQVFIFSKTEISPGVFECWGEFIQPWGPRAYVTWIFVVIFFIPSAILITCQVKICKIIRRNINVKKQNECEATNQNQVLPSRASSVNCISKAMIKTVKMTVVTVVAYVLCWSPFFIAQLWSVWFPSILTEGSAFTIIMLLGNLNSCTNPWIYMYFCGQIPYCTKKQLENTSAQDESMFTGSIHLVDRDPEENSTSA